A genomic segment from Variovorax paradoxus B4 encodes:
- a CDS encoding tripartite tricarboxylate transporter substrate binding protein, with product MKFRALALLSLAAAALGTAVPAAAQPYPSRPVTLVVPQAAGGTNDIVGRLVGQKIGEVMNASVVVDNRPGAGGNIGTQLVAKGPKDGYTLLMTISSSQAINPALYKNPGFDPVKDFKPVGLIGAVPNVLLVHPSFPAKDFNEFLKLARQKGANYQYASAGNGTLNHLLGEMLNSMAGISLQHVPYKGVAPALNDVLGGQLPIVFASLPSALSHIKAGKLRALAVSGEKRSPVLPDVPAIAEVVPGYNGTLWIGLFAPAGVSADVLATLQDATRKALAAKDLRDKLDQQGVEIAPPTTPDQFSRLLQDDLAKWARIVKASGAAVD from the coding sequence ATGAAATTCCGCGCACTGGCGCTTCTTTCCCTCGCCGCGGCAGCGCTCGGCACCGCAGTTCCGGCTGCCGCGCAGCCGTATCCCTCGCGCCCCGTCACGCTCGTCGTGCCGCAGGCCGCGGGCGGCACCAACGACATCGTGGGCCGCCTCGTGGGCCAGAAGATCGGGGAGGTGATGAATGCCAGCGTCGTGGTCGACAACCGGCCGGGTGCGGGCGGCAACATCGGCACGCAACTCGTCGCCAAGGGCCCGAAAGACGGCTACACGCTGCTCATGACCATCAGCAGCAGCCAGGCCATCAATCCGGCGCTCTACAAGAATCCGGGCTTCGATCCGGTGAAGGACTTCAAGCCCGTGGGCCTGATCGGCGCGGTGCCCAACGTGCTGCTGGTCCATCCCTCGTTTCCCGCCAAGGACTTCAACGAATTCCTGAAGCTCGCGCGGCAGAAGGGTGCCAACTACCAGTACGCCTCGGCCGGCAACGGCACGCTGAACCACCTGCTCGGCGAAATGCTCAACAGCATGGCGGGCATCTCGCTGCAGCACGTGCCGTACAAGGGCGTGGCGCCTGCGCTCAACGACGTGCTCGGCGGACAACTTCCGATCGTGTTCGCGAGCCTGCCTTCGGCGCTCTCGCACATCAAGGCCGGCAAGCTGCGCGCGCTGGCCGTGAGCGGCGAGAAGCGCTCGCCGGTGCTGCCGGACGTACCCGCCATCGCCGAGGTCGTGCCGGGCTACAACGGCACGCTCTGGATCGGCCTGTTCGCGCCAGCGGGTGTGTCGGCCGACGTGCTGGCCACGCTGCAGGATGCGACGCGCAAGGCGCTGGCCGCGAAGGACCTGCGCGACAAGCTCGACCAGCAGGGCGTCGAGATCGCGCCGCCCACCACGCCCGATCAATTCTCGAGACTGCTGCAGGACGACCTTGCCAAATGGGCACGCATCGTCAAGGCATCCGGCGCTGCAGTGGACTGA
- a CDS encoding MaoC family dehydratase N-terminal domain-containing protein, which yields MSNPPQEKSFGAIDGDTLAKLQAWQGRSETLADGITAAPVRALSATLDRDDALPIAGTRLPELWHWLYFLPHHRQSEIGEDGHARRGGFLPPVPLPRRMWAGGRLAWEQGNPLQVGDKVERTSTIASVTHKVGRTGELMFVLVRHEVRNERDLALTEEHDIVYRAAAAPGEKAPPPTPAPKDAAFSREIAPDDVLLFRYSALTFNGHRIHYDRRYVTQVEGYPGLIVHGPLIATLLVDLLRRNVPGAQLARFEFRAVRPTFDIAPFRVHGKPADGSADGKTFSLWGEDADGWLTMQATAVLA from the coding sequence ATGAGCAATCCCCCTCAGGAAAAATCTTTCGGCGCGATCGACGGCGACACGCTCGCGAAGCTCCAGGCCTGGCAAGGCCGCAGCGAAACGCTGGCCGACGGCATCACCGCCGCTCCGGTGCGCGCGCTCTCCGCCACGCTCGACCGCGACGACGCGCTGCCCATTGCCGGCACGCGTCTGCCCGAACTCTGGCACTGGCTCTACTTCCTGCCGCACCATCGCCAGTCCGAGATCGGCGAGGACGGCCATGCGAGGCGCGGCGGCTTCCTGCCGCCGGTGCCGCTGCCGCGCCGCATGTGGGCCGGCGGCCGGCTGGCGTGGGAGCAGGGCAACCCGCTGCAGGTCGGCGACAAGGTCGAGCGCACCTCGACCATCGCCTCGGTCACCCACAAGGTCGGCCGCACGGGCGAGCTGATGTTCGTGCTCGTGCGCCATGAAGTGCGCAACGAGCGCGACCTCGCGCTGACCGAGGAGCACGACATCGTCTACCGCGCCGCGGCCGCGCCCGGCGAGAAGGCGCCGCCGCCCACGCCGGCGCCGAAGGACGCCGCCTTCAGCCGCGAGATCGCGCCCGACGACGTGCTGCTGTTCCGCTATTCGGCGCTCACCTTCAACGGCCACCGCATCCACTACGACCGCCGCTACGTGACGCAGGTCGAGGGCTATCCGGGCCTGATCGTGCACGGCCCGCTGATCGCGACGCTGCTCGTGGACCTGCTGCGCCGCAACGTGCCGGGCGCGCAGCTCGCGCGCTTCGAATTCCGCGCCGTGCGGCCGACCTTCGACATCGCGCCGTTCCGCGTGCACGGCAAGCCGGCCGACGGCAGTGCGGACGGAAAAACCTTCAGCCTCTGGGGCGAAGACGCCGATGGCTGGCTCACGATGCAGGCCACGGCCGTGCTCGCATGA
- a CDS encoding CaiB/BaiF CoA transferase family protein — MTRPLDGITVVSLEHAIAAPFCTRQLADLGARVIKVERPGAGDFARAYDARVGGEASHFVWVNRSKESLTLDLKQPAALAVLQELVADADVLVQNLAPGAAARMGLGAEALQALHPRLIVCDISGYGDDGPYRDKKAYDLLIQSEAGFLSVTGTPDDPCKSGNSIADIAAGMYAYTGILAALLQRGKTGKGSHIDVSMLESLAEWMGYPMYYAYDGAPPPPRSAASHATIYPYGPFPAGDGGTVMLGLQNEREWRVFCEKVLLQAALATDARFDSNARRNENRDALRAIIVETFAALGTAQVVERLDAAQIANARMNDMAGLWAHPQLQARERWRQVGSPAGDIPALLPAGRQSAFDYRMDAIPAVGQHTDAILRSLGRGEADIAALREAGAV; from the coding sequence ATGACAAGACCTCTCGACGGCATCACCGTGGTTTCCCTCGAACACGCGATTGCCGCGCCGTTCTGCACCCGGCAGCTGGCCGACCTTGGCGCCCGCGTCATCAAGGTGGAACGCCCCGGCGCCGGTGACTTCGCGCGCGCCTACGACGCGCGCGTGGGCGGCGAGGCCTCGCACTTCGTGTGGGTGAACCGCTCCAAGGAAAGCCTCACGCTCGACCTCAAGCAACCCGCCGCGCTCGCGGTGCTGCAGGAGCTGGTGGCCGATGCCGACGTGCTGGTGCAGAACCTCGCGCCGGGCGCCGCCGCACGCATGGGCCTGGGCGCCGAGGCGCTGCAGGCATTGCATCCGCGGCTCATCGTCTGCGACATCTCGGGCTATGGCGACGACGGCCCGTACCGCGACAAGAAGGCCTACGACCTGCTGATCCAGAGCGAGGCAGGTTTCCTGTCGGTCACGGGCACGCCGGACGATCCGTGCAAGTCGGGCAATTCCATCGCCGACATCGCGGCGGGCATGTACGCCTACACCGGCATCCTCGCGGCGCTGCTCCAGCGTGGCAAGACCGGCAAGGGCTCGCACATCGACGTGTCGATGCTCGAGTCGCTCGCCGAGTGGATGGGCTACCCGATGTACTACGCCTACGACGGCGCGCCGCCGCCGCCGCGCAGTGCCGCCTCGCACGCCACCATCTATCCCTACGGGCCGTTTCCCGCGGGCGACGGCGGCACGGTCATGCTGGGCCTGCAGAACGAGCGCGAATGGCGCGTGTTCTGCGAGAAGGTGCTGCTGCAGGCAGCGCTCGCCACCGACGCGCGCTTCGACAGCAACGCGCGGCGCAACGAGAACCGCGACGCACTGCGCGCGATCATCGTGGAGACCTTCGCCGCGCTCGGCACCGCGCAGGTGGTCGAGCGCCTCGATGCGGCGCAGATCGCCAACGCACGCATGAACGACATGGCCGGGCTGTGGGCGCATCCGCAGCTGCAGGCGCGCGAGCGCTGGCGGCAGGTGGGCTCGCCGGCGGGCGACATTCCGGCCCTGCTGCCGGCCGGCCGCCAGAGCGCCTTCGACTACCGCATGGATGCGATACCGGCCGTGGGCCAGCACACCGACGCCATCCTGCGCAGCCTCGGCCGCGGCGAGGCGGACATCGCGGCGCTGCGCGAGGCGGGGGCGGTGTGA
- a CDS encoding HpcH/HpaI aldolase/citrate lyase family protein, with translation MSAQLALARAFLFVPADRPERHARALATGAGAVIVDLEDAVAPERKAPAREGLAASFAALPGTDRQRLLVRINAAGTPWHEDDRAAVAGLVSQGLAAGVVLPKAERAGDLRWVAEAIGPRGVLVPLVESAAGLAAIDGLAAAAQVLRLAFGNLDFQADVGLACDADEAELVPVRLALLLASRRAGLPAPIDGVTADWRDAQRLAADTARARRGGFGAKLCIHPDQVAPVQAALGPSDGELAWARRVIEAVRSARGGVVSLDGRMVDAPVVRLAERLVALDAEQDRHPTTQETSK, from the coding sequence GTGAGCGCGCAGCTCGCCCTGGCGCGCGCCTTTCTCTTCGTGCCGGCCGACCGGCCCGAGCGCCATGCGCGCGCGCTGGCCACCGGCGCGGGCGCAGTGATCGTCGACCTGGAGGACGCGGTGGCGCCCGAGCGCAAGGCGCCGGCGCGCGAAGGCCTTGCCGCCTCGTTCGCCGCGCTGCCCGGCACCGACCGGCAGCGCCTGCTGGTGCGCATCAATGCCGCAGGCACGCCCTGGCACGAGGACGACCGCGCGGCCGTGGCCGGGCTGGTCTCGCAAGGCCTGGCCGCGGGCGTGGTGCTGCCCAAGGCAGAGCGGGCCGGCGACCTGCGATGGGTGGCCGAAGCCATCGGCCCTCGCGGCGTGCTCGTGCCGCTCGTCGAATCGGCGGCCGGCCTCGCAGCGATCGATGGACTCGCGGCGGCTGCGCAGGTGCTTCGGCTGGCCTTCGGCAATCTCGATTTCCAGGCCGACGTCGGCCTGGCCTGCGATGCGGACGAGGCCGAACTGGTGCCGGTGCGCCTCGCGCTGCTGCTGGCGTCGCGCCGCGCCGGCCTGCCTGCGCCCATCGACGGCGTGACGGCCGACTGGCGCGACGCGCAACGCCTGGCCGCCGACACGGCACGCGCACGCCGCGGCGGCTTCGGCGCCAAGCTCTGCATCCATCCCGACCAGGTCGCGCCGGTGCAGGCCGCGCTCGGTCCGAGCGACGGCGAGCTCGCATGGGCGCGCCGCGTGATCGAGGCCGTGCGGTCCGCCCGCGGCGGCGTGGTCAGCCTCGACGGACGCATGGTCGACGCGCCGGTCGTTCGCCTGGCCGAACGCCTGGTGGCGCTCGATGCAGAACAAGACAGGCATCCAACAACCCAGGAGACAAGCAAGTGA
- a CDS encoding tripartite tricarboxylate transporter substrate binding protein BugD has translation MNLKKNWKARSLLAASLGACLLAAQTPAAAQAPWPEKPITMVVPYSAGGPTDVVARMLAIPMGKSLGQTVIVENTVGAGGTIAPARVAKAAPNGYTILIHHMGMATAPALYKKLNYDPLKDFEYVGQVMDVPMTLLSRKDFPASNFQELLAYVKTNKDKVTLANAGIGAVSQLCGMLFAHQIGVQLTTVPYKGAGPALNDLMGGQVDLLCDQTTQTAPVIKDGNRVKVFGVTTPKRLSSMPNIPTLDEQSLKGFDVKVWHGIYAPKGTPPAVMEKLNTALRAALQDDMVKHRFAELSTEAVPMDKVTPEALRTHLAAETEKWGKVIRAAGVQAD, from the coding sequence GTGAATCTGAAGAAGAACTGGAAAGCACGCAGCCTGCTGGCCGCATCGCTGGGCGCATGCCTGCTGGCCGCGCAAACGCCGGCCGCGGCGCAGGCGCCCTGGCCCGAGAAACCCATCACCATGGTCGTGCCGTATTCGGCCGGCGGCCCCACCGACGTGGTCGCGCGCATGCTCGCGATCCCCATGGGCAAGTCGCTCGGGCAGACCGTGATCGTCGAGAACACCGTGGGCGCCGGCGGCACGATCGCGCCCGCGCGCGTGGCCAAGGCGGCGCCCAACGGCTACACCATCCTGATCCACCACATGGGCATGGCCACCGCGCCCGCGCTCTACAAGAAGCTCAACTACGACCCGCTGAAGGATTTCGAATACGTGGGCCAGGTGATGGACGTGCCCATGACCCTGCTCTCGCGCAAGGACTTTCCGGCCAGCAACTTCCAGGAGTTGCTGGCGTACGTGAAGACGAACAAGGACAAGGTGACGCTCGCCAACGCCGGCATCGGCGCGGTGTCCCAGCTGTGCGGCATGCTCTTCGCGCACCAGATCGGGGTGCAGCTCACCACCGTGCCCTACAAGGGCGCCGGCCCGGCGCTCAACGACCTGATGGGCGGGCAGGTCGACCTCCTGTGCGACCAGACCACGCAGACCGCGCCGGTCATCAAGGACGGCAACCGCGTCAAGGTGTTCGGCGTGACCACGCCGAAGCGGCTGTCCAGCATGCCGAACATTCCCACGCTCGACGAGCAGAGCCTGAAGGGTTTCGACGTGAAGGTGTGGCACGGCATCTACGCACCCAAGGGCACGCCGCCGGCCGTGATGGAAAAGCTCAACACGGCCCTGCGCGCCGCGCTGCAGGACGACATGGTCAAGCACCGCTTCGCCGAACTGAGCACCGAGGCCGTGCCGATGGACAAGGTGACGCCCGAAGCGCTGCGCACCCACCTGGCGGCCGAGACCGAGAAATGGGGGAAGGTGATCCGGGCGGCAGGGGTGCAGGCGGATTAG
- a CDS encoding toxin-antitoxin system YwqK family antitoxin, translated as MKKPTTQPHVQYHKDGSVWARGQKTPEGVLTGYWEWFRSDGTRMRSGHLENGEQTGEWTTYDKEGAVYKVTRMKPKRPPAGA; from the coding sequence ATGAAGAAACCGACCACCCAACCTCATGTGCAATACCACAAGGACGGCAGCGTCTGGGCGCGCGGGCAGAAGACGCCCGAGGGTGTCCTGACGGGCTATTGGGAATGGTTCCGCAGCGACGGAACCCGGATGCGCTCCGGCCATTTAGAGAACGGCGAACAGACCGGCGAATGGACGACGTACGACAAGGAAGGCGCTGTGTACAAGGTCACGCGCATGAAGCCGAAAAGGCCGCCAGCCGGCGCCTGA
- a CDS encoding CinA family protein — translation MSDTAGLEPLSVLADRVGAILRKRRQTVAVAESSAGALVSAALLAIPGASAFFLGGAVVYSRRAGKALLGLTAEDMAGMRAETEPYASFIAGRIRGSHRATWGIAESGAAGPSGSPYGDAPGHVCVAIAGEAAASRTIETADADRVSNMDVFARQLLLLFHETLLAHPGTPG, via the coding sequence ATGTCTGACACGGCCGGCCTCGAGCCGCTTTCCGTCCTCGCCGACCGTGTCGGCGCCATCCTCCGCAAGCGGCGCCAGACCGTGGCCGTGGCCGAATCCTCGGCCGGCGCCCTCGTGTCGGCCGCGCTGCTCGCCATCCCGGGCGCATCGGCCTTTTTCCTCGGCGGTGCGGTCGTCTATTCGCGCCGGGCCGGAAAAGCGCTGCTGGGGCTGACGGCCGAAGACATGGCCGGCATGCGCGCAGAAACCGAACCCTATGCCAGCTTCATTGCAGGCAGGATCCGCGGCAGCCACCGCGCCACCTGGGGAATTGCCGAGAGCGGCGCGGCCGGCCCTTCCGGCAGCCCGTATGGCGACGCGCCGGGGCATGTGTGCGTGGCCATCGCCGGAGAGGCCGCGGCAAGCAGGACGATCGAAACCGCCGATGCGGACCGCGTGTCGAACATGGACGTATTCGCGCGGCAGCTGCTTCTGCTGTTCCACGAGACGCTGCTGGCCCATCCGGGAACACCTGGCTGA
- the phbB gene encoding acetoacetyl-CoA reductase yields the protein MSKKVAYVTGGMGGIGTAICQRLHKDGFTVVAGCGPTRDHAKWLAEQKALGFEFHASVGNVGDWQSTVEAFSAAKAAHGPIDVLVNNAGITRDRMFLKMTPEDWSAVIETNLNSMFNVTKQVVGDMVEKGWGRIINISSVNGAKGQAGQTNYSAAKAGMHGFTMALAQELANKGVTVNTVSPGYIGTDMVKAIRQEVLDKIVATIPVKRLGEPSEIASIISWLATDEGGYSTGADFSVNGGLHMH from the coding sequence ATGAGCAAGAAAGTTGCATATGTCACCGGGGGCATGGGTGGCATCGGAACAGCCATTTGCCAGCGCCTTCACAAGGACGGTTTCACTGTCGTCGCAGGCTGCGGCCCCACGCGCGACCATGCCAAATGGCTGGCCGAGCAGAAGGCCCTGGGCTTCGAGTTCCACGCCTCGGTCGGCAACGTCGGCGACTGGCAATCCACCGTCGAGGCCTTTTCTGCCGCCAAAGCAGCGCATGGCCCCATCGACGTGCTGGTCAACAACGCCGGCATCACGCGGGACCGCATGTTCCTGAAAATGACGCCCGAGGACTGGAGCGCGGTCATCGAGACCAACCTCAACAGCATGTTCAACGTGACCAAGCAGGTGGTGGGCGACATGGTCGAGAAGGGCTGGGGCCGCATCATCAACATCAGCTCGGTCAATGGCGCCAAGGGCCAGGCGGGGCAGACCAACTACTCGGCGGCCAAGGCCGGCATGCACGGCTTCACGATGGCGCTGGCGCAGGAACTGGCGAACAAGGGCGTCACGGTCAACACCGTGAGCCCGGGCTACATCGGCACCGACATGGTCAAGGCCATCCGCCAGGAAGTGCTCGACAAGATCGTGGCCACCATCCCGGTCAAGCGCCTGGGCGAGCCGAGCGAAATTGCCTCCATCATCTCGTGGCTTGCCACGGACGAGGGCGGCTACAGCACGGGCGCCGACTTCTCGGTCAACGGCGGCCTGCACATGCACTGA
- the ybaL gene encoding YbaL family putative K(+) efflux transporter has product MPHSVSLINTIAAGLGLALVLGFLALRLRLPALVGYLLAGVIIGPFTPGFVADAGIAAQLAEIGVMLLMFGVGLHFSLDDLLAVRKIALPGALAQIAVATLLGGALALWWGWSWGEALVFGLALSVASTVVLLRALESLGILDSFTGRIAVGWLVVEDLAMVLVLVLMPPLAGALGGHAGDSANADPLWQTLGVTLLQVGGFVALMLVVGRRAFPWILWQVTRTGSRELFTLCVIAAAVSIAFASAALFGVSFALGAFFAGMVMRESEFSHRAAQESLPLRDAFAVLFFVSVGMLFDPSVLIERPLQVLAVVGVIVLGKSLAACALVLAFRYPLGTALTVSASLAQIGEFSFILAGLGVSLGLLPVEGQSLILAGALISIATNPLWFSLVAPIEKWLHGRVPVARGLESHDHPLAELPTTTEARYLSRQVVLVGYGRVGRRIASELEAHDIPFVVAEQNRELVEKLREAGVAAVWGDAADPAVLIQAHIARARVLVVAIPDAMNVRQMMETARTLNPAIETVIRSHNEEEAGLLTREMAATVFLGEQELAQAMARDVVRRAAAAA; this is encoded by the coding sequence ATGCCCCACAGCGTTTCCCTGATCAACACGATTGCCGCCGGCCTGGGGCTGGCACTCGTGCTCGGTTTCCTGGCGCTGCGGCTGCGGCTGCCGGCCTTGGTGGGTTACCTGCTCGCGGGCGTGATCATCGGACCCTTCACGCCGGGCTTCGTGGCCGATGCGGGCATTGCAGCGCAGCTGGCCGAGATCGGCGTGATGCTGCTGATGTTCGGCGTGGGCCTGCATTTTTCGCTCGACGACCTGCTGGCGGTGCGCAAGATCGCGCTGCCGGGCGCGCTGGCGCAGATCGCGGTGGCCACGCTGCTGGGCGGTGCGCTGGCGCTCTGGTGGGGCTGGTCATGGGGCGAGGCGCTGGTCTTCGGGCTGGCGCTGTCGGTGGCGAGCACGGTCGTGCTGCTGCGCGCGCTCGAGAGCCTGGGCATTCTCGATTCGTTCACCGGGCGCATCGCGGTCGGCTGGCTGGTGGTCGAGGACCTGGCCATGGTGCTGGTCCTGGTGCTGATGCCGCCGCTCGCGGGGGCGCTGGGCGGCCACGCGGGCGATTCGGCCAACGCCGATCCGCTGTGGCAGACGCTCGGCGTCACGCTGCTGCAGGTGGGCGGGTTCGTGGCGCTGATGCTGGTGGTGGGGCGGCGCGCGTTTCCTTGGATTCTCTGGCAGGTCACGCGCACCGGCTCGCGCGAGCTGTTCACGCTGTGCGTGATCGCGGCCGCGGTCAGCATCGCCTTTGCGTCGGCGGCGCTGTTCGGCGTGTCGTTCGCGCTGGGCGCTTTCTTCGCGGGCATGGTGATGCGCGAATCCGAATTCAGCCACCGCGCGGCGCAGGAGTCGCTGCCGCTGCGGGATGCCTTCGCGGTGCTGTTCTTCGTGTCGGTGGGCATGCTCTTCGATCCCTCGGTGCTCATCGAGCGGCCGCTGCAGGTGCTGGCGGTGGTGGGCGTGATCGTGCTGGGCAAGTCGCTGGCCGCCTGCGCGCTGGTGCTGGCGTTCCGCTATCCGCTGGGCACGGCGCTCACCGTGAGCGCGAGCCTCGCGCAGATCGGGGAGTTCTCGTTCATTCTTGCGGGGCTCGGCGTCTCGCTCGGCCTGCTGCCGGTGGAAGGCCAGAGCCTGATCCTGGCCGGTGCGCTGATTTCCATCGCCACCAATCCGCTCTGGTTCAGCCTGGTCGCTCCCATCGAGAAATGGCTGCACGGCCGTGTCCCGGTGGCGCGCGGCCTCGAGTCGCACGACCATCCGCTGGCCGAACTGCCGACGACCACCGAAGCCCGGTACCTGTCCAGGCAGGTGGTGCTGGTGGGCTACGGGCGCGTCGGGCGCCGCATCGCGTCGGAGCTCGAGGCGCACGACATTCCCTTCGTGGTGGCGGAGCAGAACCGCGAACTGGTGGAGAAGCTGCGCGAAGCCGGCGTTGCGGCCGTCTGGGGCGACGCGGCCGATCCGGCCGTGCTGATCCAGGCGCACATCGCGCGTGCCCGCGTGCTGGTGGTGGCCATACCGGACGCCATGAACGTGCGCCAGATGATGGAAACCGCCCGCACGCTCAATCCGGCCATCGAAACCGTGATCCGCAGCCACAACGAAGAGGAGGCCGGACTGCTGACGCGCGAAATGGCCGCCACGGTCTTCCTGGGCGAACAGGAACTCGCGCAGGCCATGGCGCGCGACGTGGTGCGGCGCGCAGCGGCGGCCGCCTGA
- a CDS encoding homoserine dehydrogenase — MYRDPVQSLEPLPSRPAAIRALRVGMIGIGTVGSGTFRVLARNQAEIAGRAGRPIELVMVAARNLVRAAAIVGADVPLTDEPLRVATHPDVDVVVEVAGGTGPAREWVLAAIAHGKHVVTANKALLAVHGAEIFAAARRHGVAVAYEGAVAVSIPIVKALREGLAANRIEWVAGIINGTTNFILSKMRDEGLDFAAALAQAQALGYAEADPAFDIEGIDAAHKLTLLAANAFGTSVRLADVQVEGITALQRVDVACAEQLGYRIKLLGVARRREEGVELRVQPALVPASHLMAHVNGSMNAVMVKGDASGVTMYYGAGAGSEQTASAVIADLVDVARLDGTHAAQRVPHLGFHLHAMSELPVLPRAAACCAHYLRIPVHAASHVEAVSGWLAGQQVPVQQVALAAAQPGMGAQVLVLTQPVRQGAMDLALHALQAHPSVAGKVAALCVEALA; from the coding sequence ATGTACCGCGATCCAGTCCAGTCCCTCGAACCCCTGCCCAGCCGCCCCGCGGCCATTCGCGCGCTGCGCGTGGGCATGATCGGCATCGGCACCGTCGGCTCCGGCACATTCCGGGTGCTGGCGCGCAACCAGGCCGAGATCGCGGGGCGGGCGGGCCGCCCCATCGAGCTGGTGATGGTGGCCGCGCGCAACCTGGTGCGCGCCGCCGCCATCGTGGGTGCGGATGTTCCCTTGACGGACGAACCGCTGCGCGTGGCCACCCACCCCGACGTCGACGTGGTGGTCGAAGTGGCCGGCGGCACCGGACCGGCGCGCGAATGGGTGCTGGCCGCCATCGCGCACGGCAAGCATGTGGTCACGGCCAACAAGGCCCTGCTCGCGGTGCATGGCGCCGAGATCTTTGCCGCGGCCCGGCGGCATGGGGTGGCCGTGGCCTACGAAGGCGCGGTGGCGGTGAGCATTCCCATCGTCAAGGCGCTGCGCGAAGGCCTTGCGGCCAACCGCATCGAATGGGTGGCGGGCATCATCAACGGCACCACCAACTTCATCCTGAGCAAGATGCGCGATGAAGGCCTGGACTTCGCGGCCGCGCTCGCGCAGGCCCAGGCGCTCGGCTATGCGGAAGCCGATCCGGCCTTCGACATCGAGGGCATCGACGCCGCGCACAAGCTCACGCTGCTGGCCGCCAATGCCTTCGGCACCTCCGTGCGGCTTGCCGATGTGCAGGTGGAAGGCATCACGGCCTTGCAGCGGGTGGACGTGGCCTGCGCCGAGCAGCTGGGCTACCGCATCAAGCTGCTGGGCGTGGCGCGGCGCCGGGAAGAGGGCGTGGAGCTGCGCGTGCAGCCCGCGCTGGTGCCTGCGTCGCACCTGATGGCGCATGTGAACGGGTCGATGAATGCCGTCATGGTCAAGGGCGATGCGTCCGGCGTGACGATGTACTACGGCGCAGGCGCCGGCTCCGAACAGACCGCATCGGCGGTGATTGCCGACCTGGTCGACGTGGCGCGGCTCGACGGCACCCACGCCGCGCAGCGCGTGCCGCACCTCGGCTTCCATCTGCACGCCATGAGCGAACTCCCGGTGCTGCCCCGCGCCGCCGCGTGCTGCGCGCACTACCTGCGCATACCCGTGCATGCCGCGAGTCACGTCGAGGCGGTGTCGGGCTGGCTGGCCGGGCAGCAGGTGCCGGTGCAGCAGGTGGCGCTGGCGGCTGCGCAGCCCGGCATGGGCGCGCAGGTGCTGGTGCTGACGCAGCCGGTGCGGCAGGGCGCGATGGACCTGGCGCTGCATGCGCTGCAGGCGCATCCCTCGGTCGCAGGCAAAGTGGCGGCGCTGTGCGTGGAGGCGCTGGCCTGA
- a CDS encoding DUF1090 family protein gives MKLWPWIVVLALASPAFAQPAETGAGASTASSSCEAEEAALERDMDLARSRGQMLRRRQLAEKLDALRARCLSSESPQSRAARIDKLERDIRALRAELEHAEAQLRELKNERP, from the coding sequence ATGAAACTGTGGCCCTGGATCGTCGTGCTGGCGCTGGCCTCACCTGCATTCGCACAACCCGCGGAGACGGGGGCGGGCGCATCTACCGCTTCTTCATCCTGCGAAGCGGAGGAGGCCGCACTGGAGCGCGACATGGACCTGGCCCGCTCCAGGGGCCAGATGCTGCGACGCCGGCAGCTCGCCGAGAAACTGGACGCGCTGCGGGCGCGCTGCCTGTCGTCCGAATCGCCGCAAAGCCGTGCGGCACGCATCGACAAGCTGGAGCGCGACATTCGCGCGCTGCGGGCGGAGCTCGAGCATGCCGAGGCGCAGCTGCGCGAGCTGAAGAACGAACGGCCCTGA